One window of the Triticum dicoccoides isolate Atlit2015 ecotype Zavitan chromosome 3B, WEW_v2.0, whole genome shotgun sequence genome contains the following:
- the LOC119279236 gene encoding uncharacterized protein LOC119279236 — protein MASCQERKRAEREARKKVAQAFKEGAIWRLKLRILTWLMWILLCAEWISTNRVHDGLRMAILAAPWTIGILYCSADWVRDVCWVLMLYIWPQWMLNLIPGERSVRQYMNKYGVVGTRPIEGGGSAVVCTKYGRNLWSGFIKVITDAHNRHQSWGGQFTMEDLRMSGHRCRIKREPMCDGSFANLLLDLATLARLLLVDEFKDSQGDPISYIRELYNLMVSPTVGSCPSKAKKEKFLKFLHNHPAVKSPRAVTILISAVFQAYKSMGQIEKKTVDDLVAKMKFTEDWRVDAALNSLLNKVLLFKYNDPNNTLPSYAPNPSGLFRFLRNFQQHGGDANQGDKKQNISNLEELEYIASYRFSTFISMLIEDLVMELDMQGMLQYAWENYTRA, from the exons ATGGCGTCATGTCAAGAAAGAAAGCGGGCTGAGAGAGAGGCCAGGAAGAAAGTTGCACAGGCTTTCAAGGAAGGAGCTATTTGGAGGTTGAAGTTACGTATTCTTACTTGGTTAATGTGGATTTTGCTGTGCGCTGAGTGGATATCAACAAACCGGGTACATGATGGTCTGCGCATGGCAATTCTAGCAGCCCCATGGACAATCGGTATTCTGTATTGCTCTGCGGATTGGGTACGAGATGTTTGCTGGGTTCTTATGCTGTACATTTGGCCTCAATGGATGCTGAACCTA ATACCCGGAGAGAGATCAGTGAGACAGTATATGAACAAGTATGGAGTTGTTGGTACGCGCCCAATTGAGGGTGGTGGTTCAGCGGTCGTCTGCACCAAGTATGGTAGAAATCTGTGGTCAGGGTTTATTAAGGTGATAACTGATGCTCATAACCGGCACCAAAGTTGGGGCGGGCAATTCACTATGGAGGATCTAAGGATGAGTGGACACCGCTGCCGCATTAAGCGTGAACCCATGTGCGATGGAAGTTTTGCCAATCTGCTATTAGATCTGGCCACGTTGGCTAGGCTATTGCTGGTAGATGAATTCAAAGATTCCCAAGGAGATCCAATTAGTTATATCCGGGAGCTATACAACTTGATGGTCTCCCCTACAGTTGGTTCATGTCCTTCAAAGGCAAAGAAGGAAAAGTTCCTTAAATTCCTGCACAACCATCCGGCTGTCAAGTCACCAAGAGCAGTCACGATCCTCATAAGTGCAGTCTTCCAAGCCTATAAATCAATGGGTCAAATAGAGAAAAAGACAGTCGATGACCTTGTGGCTAAGATGAAGTTTACTGAGGATTGGAGGGTAGATGCTGCATTGAACTCGTTACTTAACAAGGTGTTGCTATTCAAGTACAACGACCCCAATAACACTTTGCCCAGTTATGCTCCCAATCCGAGTGGCCTTTTTAGGTTCTTACGGAACTTCCAGCAGCACGGCGGGGAT GCCAATCAGGGTGATAAAAAACAAAACATCTCTAACCTTGAGGAACTGGAGTATATTGCTTCATACAGATTTTCAACTTTCATATCTATGCTTATTGAAGATCTTGTTATGGAGTTGGATATGCAGGGGAT GTTACAATATGCTTGGGAGAACTACACGCGTGCTTAG